A DNA window from Argopecten irradians isolate NY chromosome 10, Ai_NY, whole genome shotgun sequence contains the following coding sequences:
- the LOC138332769 gene encoding uncharacterized protein, translating into MALPPPGNDANVDDLVRYYSGLMYTVKEICGFLLCTHGVIVSLESIKRIKRRLGLKTNMCESPLDVIVEKILTLRKEGYSNLGYRSMWRMLNVFHRIRATQQTVRNCLSIIDEQGVYRRSRRRLHRRQYSVEGPNFLMHIDGYDKLKPFGVAIHGAIDGFSRKILWLKSGLSNNNPKYIAYFYLAYLKSTKKLPTVIRSDRGTENVLVRDLQICLRMHHRDHYRGVNSFLVGRSSGNQRIERLWGTLRLSFTDFWKAKFEGMKDMGIFDEGNVLHIECLRYCYMNIIQNQLDVFMQTWNSHRIRSQRDVTNVHGIPVVLYHQPELFGTSDYSCELPCSEETVDELMDEFTEEFPTHGCSYDFRMVLQHLSGIHPDQIPIIESMVDADEMFTALVHSCDVINRH; encoded by the coding sequence ATGGCTTTACCACCTCCAGGGAACGATGCAAACGTAGACGATTTAGTTAGATACTATTCCGGATTAATGTACACGGTAAAGGAGATATGTGGATTTCTGTTATGCACACATGGGGTTATTGTCAGTCTTGAAAGCATAAAACGCATCAAAAGACGACTgggattgaaaacaaatatgtgtGAAAGTCCTTTGGATGTGAttgtagaaaaaatattaacgttGCGTAAAGAAGGATATTCAAATCTCGGATACAGATCCATGTGGCGTATGCTGAATGTATTTCATAGAATACGTGCTACGCAACAAACCGTCCGTAATTGTCTTTCCATAATTGACGAACAGGGTGTTTACCGGAGGTCAAGAAGGCGTTTACACCGAAGGCAATACAGTGTTGAAGGACCTAATTTTCTTATGCACATTGATGGATATGACAAGTTAAAACCGTTCGGGGTAGCGATACATGGTGCTATTGACGGATTCTCACGGAAAATACTTTGGTTAAAATCTGGTTTATCGAATAATAACCCGAAATATATTGCTTATTTTTATCTTGCATATCTGAAAAGTACAAAGAAACTACCGACAGTGATCAGGAGCGATAGAGGAACTGAAAATGTGCTTGTTCGCGACTTGCAAATATGTCTCCGTATGCACCACAGAGATCATTATAGAGGCGTGAACAGTTTCCTGGTTGGAAGGTCCAGTGGTAACCAAAGGATCGAAAGGTTATGGGGAACATTGCGCCTCTCTTTCACCGACTTTTGGAAAGCAAAATTTGAGGGCATGAAGGATATGGGTATATTTGATGAAGGCAATGTACTTCATATTGAATGTCTTAGGTACTGCTACATGAATATAATTCAGAACCAGCTGGATGTGTTTATGCAAACCTGGAACTCGCATCGAATAAGATCACAACGTGACGTAACAAACGTTCATGGTATACCGGTTGTCTTATACCATCAGCCTGAATTGTTTGGAACCTCAGACTATTCCTGTGAGTTACCTTGCTCAGAGGAAACAGTTGATGAACTAATGGACGAATTTACTGAAGAATTCCCAACACATGGTTGTTCTTATGATTTTAGAATGGTTTTGCAACATCTAAGTGGTATTCATCCAGACCAAATTCCCATTATTGAAAGTATGGTAGATGCTGATGAAATGTTTACAGCACTGGTGCACTCTTGCGATGTGATTAACCGACATTGA